The genomic stretch CGGAGCCTGGCGGAGTCTACGACGAGGATGCCGTGGTAGCGGGTCCCCACGATGGCGCCCGGGAAGCAGTGCGTGCGCGTGTCGTGGAGGAGGTCAACCACGTGGTGGTCGGAGAGGCCGGAGATGACCTCGCTGAACATGCCGGCCCACCAGGGGTTGTACGAGAGCACCCCGAGCACGACGCGCCGGCGGAGGTGCTGCACCGTCACCCACGACGGCAGGAACCCGTCGTTGAACGCGTGGAACAGGTTGCCGGTGTATCCCCCCGCGGACATGACGAGCAACGGCGCGTCGTGCTGGACGTCGCACCGGTGATCCTCCTCGGCTCCCCGCGGCGCCGCCACACGGAGCCGCACCTCGGGGACCTTGTCCATGATGAAGCTCTCCCACTTCCGCGGGTAGGGCCGCACCGTCTCCTCCTCCGACGTGCCGTTCAAAGCCTGATCATGCCGGTGCTGTTGCGGCGGGAACAGCAGGAGCGACAGCGACGCGGCGTCCGTGCGCACGTCGCCGGACATGAAGCACACGTCCGTGTGTACGCTCGAGCGGTCGCAGCAGATGGTGTTGTCGCGCATGGACGAGCACGGGGAGTGCACCTCGTTGTCAAGGACCACCTCATCATCACGGCCGTGTCCGCCGTCGCCTCCTCCTGCATTGCCGCCGCCAGAaacgcgctgctgctgctgcggcgccGGCACCGACGACGAAGAGGAAGAGGTCGTCGTGGGCGCGAGGAGCCCGACGTCGATGCTGTACCCGTACGGGCTGAGCACGAGGACACGCGGTGCGTAGAGGAGCACGCAGAGGACGACGGCGAGCACGAAGAAGAACTGCACGAACCCCCACCTTCCCGCCTTcttgccgccgcccgccgcgacGACGTCGTTGTCCATGCCGGCGATGCCCTTCGAGACGGGCAGTTTCGCGGAGGCCGCCATGCCACGCTCCGCCGGCCGGTTGGTTTGGAATGGAACGGACGCGATCGAATGGGATGAGGTAGCTAGGTCGTTGTGGCCGGCATTTGTCTCACTCTTGCGTCGGGCCGGGGTTATAAGGACTTGGCGAGAGAGAAGATGATGGAGTCGTCGCGCAGGCACAGGGTAGGGACAGGGCGGCGCGGTCGCTGCCGAACGAAGAAGAGTCTGCGGATTGAGGAGGCCAAGGATTTCTATGCTATGGCCGCTAGCGTCAGTTTCAGGCAGCTTCTCTGCTGGCAGACGTGCGCCGTTTTGGCACCTGCAGCCGTGCCTCTTTCAGTCTAGTCTCCTGCGTGTAGAAAGCTACTAGCTTTATTTAATTTGACACGTCAATTAGGTTGTAGCGCGTGGATCAATTCAAGTCTTCCAGGTTCAGAAAAATGGTGTGTAGAATTATTCATTGCTGCTAGCTGTGGTATGGTATAAGCTATAGCACGCAGAGAGAATAGTTTGTAATACAGCAGATGCATGCATACTTGTTTATGGATGCATAGCTAGCTGGTAGAGTATGCGTCATTATCTTCCagcacatgcatatatatatttgtgtAAACTTGGTCAATAATTGATTTCTTCAATTAGCGCTTTTCCACATGTCACTGATTAGTACTAATAAAAATAATTTCATGCGGTCGCAATATATTCCCTTCCGGTCATGGGCATTTAGGGTCTCCATGCATATAACTAATAGTTACTCCAACCATTCCAAAATAAGTGACGGTTTTGACTTCTAGATTTCTTGTTTGACCATAAGTCTTattcattttttaaaaaaatattatttattatttatgacttaatcattagagatactttaataCTAAATTAATTATTTCATTATCTACAccaaaaaaattgaataagtTGAATAATCAAACAAGAAGTTTAAAAGTTAAAAATAttacttattttgggacggatggAGTAGCGGCTAAGAATTACCTAAGATcaactaatatatattttaccTACCACCAAACTACACAATTAACTACTAGCTGGTTTTTCCATGGTAAATCATATGGATCCAAACAGAACAAAGATAAAGTCTCTAATATTATATGTTGCTTTAATTTAAAAGATgttatattataatattttaTAAGATTTAGTTACCTGCTCCATggaagaatttttttaaaaaaaatagaaacaaTCACATCCACGGTTTTATGTTTTCAcattttaaaatataatttttttactgATGGCCAGAATTTCTAAAGTTGGATCGAACCTGGTTGAGGAAAGTAGGTGTAGTCAGACTGTCACATGCTAATacgtaataaatattttctaaaCTAGGTATATATGGTGACAAATAAGAAACAGTTGTCGGCTTTGTAGTACAGCTTGATTCAACAGTCCATGCCTTTTACTGAGAATGGGCAACCGTACCAAGAAATGAAATAGAGAGGTGAACTCAtactagtatagtata from Sorghum bicolor cultivar BTx623 chromosome 3, Sorghum_bicolor_NCBIv3, whole genome shotgun sequence encodes the following:
- the LOC8062345 gene encoding uncharacterized protein LOC8062345, which encodes MAASAKLPVSKGIAGMDNDVVAAGGGKKAGRWGFVQFFFVLAVVLCVLLYAPRVLVLSPYGYSIDVGLLAPTTTSSSSSSVPAPQQQQRVSGGGNAGGGDGGHGRDDEVVLDNEVHSPCSSMRDNTICCDRSSVHTDVCFMSGDVRTDAASLSLLLFPPQQHRHDQALNGTSEEETVRPYPRKWESFIMDKVPEVRLRVAAPRGAEEDHRCDVQHDAPLLVMSAGGYTGNLFHAFNDGFLPSWVTVQHLRRRVVLGVLSYNPWWAGMFSEVISGLSDHHVVDLLHDTRTHCFPGAIVGTRYHGILVVDSARLRDNKTIVDFHQMLADAYERPPRETTTTTTVEQRRRPRLGIVSRKGTRVIENQAAVARLASSVGFDVEILETADGRPLSTWYASLRACDALVGVHGADLTKFLFLRPGHASLTQIAPLGVSPIAQEDFGVPAARMGLEYEQYEVRAGESSLARLYAADDAVLADPEKAMREQGWDLVARVYLGGQNVTLDLARFRRTLARMHAHALQQRRRRRERR